A window of Acropora muricata isolate sample 2 chromosome 3, ASM3666990v1, whole genome shotgun sequence contains these coding sequences:
- the LOC136912294 gene encoding uncharacterized protein has translation MVTVVVGGVHLPNVLIDSGATCNLLGQGTWEWLKSQNIQCQTRKEAKALFPYGNTKPLPTLGTFSTVIMSTDTGATCKTDFVVINGDGRSLLYRETAEQLCLLRLGPVHAVNTEADIKEKYKELFNGVGLLKDYELKLNIDNSVKPVAQPVRRIPFGVREKVR, from the coding sequence ATGGTAACGGTTGTAGTTGGAGGTGTTCATTTGCCAAATGTCCTTATTGACTCAGGAGCAACATGCAACCTTTTAGGCCAAGGAACTTGGGAGTGGCTTAAGTCGCAGAACATCCAGTGTCAGACCCGAAAAGAGGCCAAAGCCTTATTTCCTTATGGAAATACAAAGCCATTGCCAACACTCGGAACATTTTCAACAGTTATCATGTCCACTGACACTGGTGCAACCTGCAAAACTGATTTTGTAGTTATAAACGGAGATGGCAGAAGTCTCCTCTACAGAGAAACGGCTGAGCAACTTTGTTTGCTACGACTTGGGCCTGTCCATGCTGTCAATACTGAGGCTGATATCAAAGAGAAGTACAAAGAACTTTTTAATGGTGTTGGCCTTCTTAAAGATTATGAGTTGAAGTTAAACATCGATAACTCGGTAAAGCCGGTGGCGCAACCAGTCCGCAGGATTCCCTTTGGTGTACGAGAGAAAGTTAGATGA